The Bradyrhizobium guangxiense genomic sequence GCTCGCGCTGCGGCACCGCATCGATGCGGAGGATCTGGACCGTGATGTTGTCGTCGCTGCCGCGCCGATAGGCTTCCTCGACGATCGCCTTTGCCGCCCCGTCGAGCTCGGCTGCATGCTCGCTCAGCGCGCTCGTGACGAAACGCGCGTCGACGAATTCGTAGGCGCCGTCGGTCGCCAGCAGGAAGGTGTCGCCGGCCTCGACCTCGAGCGCCTGGTAGTCGATCTCGAGCTGCGGATTGATGCCGAGCGCGCGGCCGAGATAGGTCTGCTCCGACGAGACGATGATGCGGTGATCGTCGGTCAGCTGCTCGAGCGCCTTGCCGGCAACGCGGTAGATGCGGCAGTCGCCGACATGGAAGATGTGCGCGGTCGTTGCCTTGATGACCATGGCGCTGAGGGTGCAGACATAGCCCTTGTCGCGGTCATAGGCGTATTGGCTCTTGCGCGTCTGTGCGTGCAGCCAGGAATTGGTGGCGTTCAGCACGCGGCGGGCGGACGTCTTCACCGTCCAGGATTCCGACGTGCAGTAATAGTCCATCAGGAAGCTCTTGACCGCCGACTCGCTGGCGATCTGGCTCACCGTGCTGCTCGAGATCCCGTCGGCGAGGACCGCGGCGATCCCCTTCAGGCCGAGCAACGGCTCCTCGGGAATCAGGACGCCGTGGAAATCCTGGTTGACGGGCTTGCGACCCTTGTCGGAGTGCTGGCCGACCGAAATCAGGAGTCCGCGGGTCATCGTCATCACCAGGAGAGGGGAGCCTCACCCTGCTCGGGCGGGGCTCCCCTGTCGAGACGTATTCGATCAGGCGGCGACGCGGGGCTTCGCGGCCTTGTCGACCTGGCGCTTCGGCAGGGTCATGACATGTGTGGCGTAGAGGGTCATGCCGGTGAAGGCGAGGCCGCCGACGAGGTTGCCGAGCACGGTCGGGATCTCGTTCCAGATCAGATAGTCCATGATCGAGAACTTGGCATGGAGCATCAGGCCCGACGGGAACAGGAACATGTTCACCACCGAATGCTCGAACACCATGTAGAAGAACACCAGGATCGGCATCCACATGGCGATGACCTTGCCGGAGACCGAGGTCGAGATCATGGCGCCGACGACGCCGGTCGAGACCATCCAATTGCAGAGCATGCCGCGCATGAACAGTGTCGCCATGCCGGCCGCGCCGTGCGCGGCGTAGCCGAGCGTTCGGCCCTCGCCGATGTTGCCGATCGCCGTGCCGACCTTGTCGGGCGCCTGCGTGAAGCCGAAGGTGGTGACGAAAGCCATCATGAAGGCCACGGTGAAGGCGCCGGCGAAGTTGCCGAGGAAGACGAGACCCCAATTGCGCAGCACGCCGCCGAGCGTGACGCCCGGGCGCTTGTCGATCAGAGCGAGCGGCGAGAGCACGAACACGCCGGTCAGCAGGTCGAAGCCCAGGAGATAGAGCATGACGAAGCCGACCGGGAACAACAGCGCGCCGATCAGCGGCTGGCCGGTGTTGACGTTGATCGTGACGGCGAACCAGGCCGCCAATGCCAGGATGGCGCCGGCCATGTAGGCGCGGATGATGGTATCCCGGGTGGACATGAAGATCTTGGACTCGCCCGCATCCACCATCTTGGCGACGAATTCCGAAGGCGCGAGATACGACATCAATGGTTCCTTTGCTTCATAAGTGAGATCGACACGTTCCTGGCGAAGGCGCGGCTGAACGTCTTGGGCCGTGCGGGCTGGCCGGCCGCGCACGGGGGCTATGGAGAGTTGGAAGCCTTGGGAATCGCGTCACGAGGACTGAGCCGGCGAGGGCCGCGAAGCAGTTGAGCTTCCGGATGCAGCCGCCAGAGGCTGCACCGATGCGGCAAGCCGCAGTCGTCGTTGACGCCAAAGGCGATGCAAGTCGCGTGCCGGGTCGTGATGCTGGAAAGAGGCAATGATATCAATATGATGCATCTTTGGCCGAACGGATCCCATGCGACCGCGGGCCTGTTGTATGAGCGGCTGCACAAGCTTTGTGCGCCGCACAACAATTAAGCAGGGCGCTGGTTTCGCAAGCGGAACAGCCCTGCGGCAGTCTGGCGCATCTCAATTAACGTGCTGAGTTATTGATATTTTTTCAGGTGTCGGCCTTGGCACGAAGCTTGAATGGTTCCCTGCGACGCCATTGAAGCCGTCCCGCGAGATTTCTCATCCGACTTGCCGACGCCACCCGGCGGGGGTCTCCCCCGTCGCGCGTTCGCATGCGCCAAGGATGGCGCCGCCGGACGGACGGGCTGCTCGTGTGCACAGACGCCAATCAATTCTGCAACGATGCAAAGGACGACACTGCCTATGACCATGCGCACTCGCCGGCCCTCGGAGACGGGCCTTAGCCGCCGTCAATTGTTGAAAGCCACCGGCTCCACCGCCGCACTTCTCGCCGCCGCCAAACTCAATTTCCCCGCCGGCGCCTTCGCGCAGGATTCAGGCCCCGAGGTCAAGGGCGCCAAGCTCGGCTTCATCGCACTCAGCGACGCCGGACCGCTCTTCGTCGCCAAGGACAAGGGCCTGTTCGCCAAATACGGCATGCCCGACGTCGACGTGCAGAAGCAGGCCTCCTGGGGCACGACGCGCGACAACCTCGTGCTCGGCTCGGAAGGCAACGGCATCGACGGCGCGCATATCCTGACCCCAATGCCGTACCTGATCTCGGCCGGCAAGGTGACGCAGAACAACCAGCCGACGCCGATGTACATTTTGGCGCGGCTCAATCTCGACAGCCAGTGCATCTCCGTCGCCAATGAATATGCCGACCTCAAGCTCGGCGTCGATGCGGCGCCGTTCAAGGCCGCGCTGGAGAAGAAGAAGGCGTCGGGCAAGGCGGTGAAAGCCGCGATGACTTTCCCCGGCGGTACCCACGACCTCTGGATCCGCTATTGGCTCGCCGCCGGCGGCATCGATCCCGACAAGGACATCGAGACCATCGTGGTGCCGCCGCCGCAGATGGTGGCCAACATGAAGGTCGGCACCATGGACTGCTTCTGCGTCGGCGAGCCCTGGAACCTGCAGCTGATCCACCAGAAGATAGGCTACACCGCGGTCAACACCGGCGAGCTCTGGAACAAGCATCCGGAAAAATCCTTCGGCATGCGCGCCGCCTTCGTCGACAAATACCCGAAAGCGGCAAAGGCGCTGCTGATGGCCGTGATGGAAGCCCAGCAATGGTCCGACAAGGCCGAGAACAAGGCCGAGCTTGCCGCCATCATGGGCAAGCGGCAGTGGATGAACTGCCCGGTCGAGGACGTGCTCGACCGCACTGCAGGCAAGTTCGATTACGGCATCCCGGGCAAGGTCGTCGAAAACTCGCCGCACATCATGAAGTACTGGCGCGATTTCGCCTCCTATCCGTTCCAGAGCCACGATCTCTGGTTCCTCACCGAGGACATCCGCTGGGGCAAGTACGAGGCGAATTTCGACACCAAGGCGTTGATCGCCAAGGTCAACCGCGAGGACATGTGGCGCGATGCGGCCAAGACGCTCGGCGTCGCTGCCGCGGAAATCCCGACCTCGACCTCGCGCGGCAAGGAGACCTTCTTCGACGGCAAGGTGTTCGATCCCGAAAATCCGGCGGCGTATCTGAAGTCGCTCGCGATCAAGCGCGTCGAAGTCTGATGCAGCCCTGCGGCCGCCCATTGGGCGGCCGCATCGTCCTGATCATGCCGGAAAAGGGATTTTCGATGAACATGCCTGCCACGAAGATTGAGCTTGAGACCGCAGCGCCTGCGGCCGTTGCGGCGCCGGTCGTCGCGCTGACGCCGAAGCGTCCGCCGCGCGCCGAGACCTACGCACGGATGGCGCGCGAAACCGCGGTGCGCGTGATCCCGCCGCTGGTCGTGATCGCGCTTCTGACGCTGGTGTGGGAGCTGGTCTGCCGCCGCGCCGGCTCGGCCCTGCCGCCGCCGTCGAAAGTTTTCAACGACACCAAGGAGTTGATCTTCGATCCGTTCTTCGACCATGGCGGCATCGACAAGGGCCTGTTCTGGCATCTGTCCGCCAGTCTCCAGCGCGTCGCGCTCGGCTATTCGCTGTCTGCGGTCGCCGGCATCGCGCTCGGCGTGCTGGTCGGGCAGTCGGTCTGGGCCATGCGCGGGCTCGATCCGCTGTTCCAGGTGCTGCGCACGATTCCGCCGCTGGCCTGGCTGCCGCTCTCGCTGGCGGCGTTCCGCGACGGCCAGCCCTCGGCGATCTTCGTCATCTTCATCACCTCGATCTGGCCGATCATCATCAACACCGCGGTCGGCATCCGCAACATCCCGCAGGACTATCGCAACGTCGCCGCGGTGGTGCAGCTCAACCCGCTCGAGTTCTTCTCCAAGATCATGATTCCGGCGGCCGCGCCCTACATCTTCACCGGCCTGCGCATCGGCATCGGCCTGTCGTGGCTGGCGATCGTCGCGGCGGAAATGCTGATCGGCGGCGTCGGCATCGGCTTCTTCATCTGGGACG encodes the following:
- a CDS encoding formate/nitrite transporter family protein, with the translated sequence MSYLAPSEFVAKMVDAGESKIFMSTRDTIIRAYMAGAILALAAWFAVTINVNTGQPLIGALLFPVGFVMLYLLGFDLLTGVFVLSPLALIDKRPGVTLGGVLRNWGLVFLGNFAGAFTVAFMMAFVTTFGFTQAPDKVGTAIGNIGEGRTLGYAAHGAAGMATLFMRGMLCNWMVSTGVVGAMISTSVSGKVIAMWMPILVFFYMVFEHSVVNMFLFPSGLMLHAKFSIMDYLIWNEIPTVLGNLVGGLAFTGMTLYATHVMTLPKRQVDKAAKPRVAA
- a CDS encoding CmpA/NrtA family ABC transporter substrate-binding protein; its protein translation is MTMRTRRPSETGLSRRQLLKATGSTAALLAAAKLNFPAGAFAQDSGPEVKGAKLGFIALSDAGPLFVAKDKGLFAKYGMPDVDVQKQASWGTTRDNLVLGSEGNGIDGAHILTPMPYLISAGKVTQNNQPTPMYILARLNLDSQCISVANEYADLKLGVDAAPFKAALEKKKASGKAVKAAMTFPGGTHDLWIRYWLAAGGIDPDKDIETIVVPPPQMVANMKVGTMDCFCVGEPWNLQLIHQKIGYTAVNTGELWNKHPEKSFGMRAAFVDKYPKAAKALLMAVMEAQQWSDKAENKAELAAIMGKRQWMNCPVEDVLDRTAGKFDYGIPGKVVENSPHIMKYWRDFASYPFQSHDLWFLTEDIRWGKYEANFDTKALIAKVNREDMWRDAAKTLGVAAAEIPTSTSRGKETFFDGKVFDPENPAAYLKSLAIKRVEV
- the ntrB gene encoding nitrate ABC transporter permease, yielding MNMPATKIELETAAPAAVAAPVVALTPKRPPRAETYARMARETAVRVIPPLVVIALLTLVWELVCRRAGSALPPPSKVFNDTKELIFDPFFDHGGIDKGLFWHLSASLQRVALGYSLSAVAGIALGVLVGQSVWAMRGLDPLFQVLRTIPPLAWLPLSLAAFRDGQPSAIFVIFITSIWPIIINTAVGIRNIPQDYRNVAAVVQLNPLEFFSKIMIPAAAPYIFTGLRIGIGLSWLAIVAAEMLIGGVGIGFFIWDAWNSSHISEIILALFYVGIVGFVLDRLIAGLGKVVTRGTAQN